A single genomic interval of Streptomyces graminofaciens harbors:
- a CDS encoding autotransporter, with product MRSHTHKTAAAAGALTAVAVMLGSPTAHAAGTRDVTADVLAGRNVTLAGDTVVTVPSGTTTYDGVLSGTGTLTVRGTGTLVLTRNSDFTLPKSRQRQSVKTLGGNHPYVTVTNPDPPAVTVAKGATLQYGDSGSTGVIGHYPYNTPAFRLNQNNIRVDGTLRLSLKNVDYNLGTISGSGLVTQPRFLWGTWDLSGTHPFTGVIDNGTQVNAGRPEFATSLPRVRKVLNQGTWTVDTPLGQTVTQGMDFYQREYGSDINVQSRPGSKVILTGQYSWTDRGGDSNPSLSDPALNWTPARKNVNKRGTNIKGANVQWGDGTTNKIFMPGTAKTVYINLLAARSRSLLTFDYNGPVTLGAPIGGGRFHDTLSAPGAGDIVVKGTKGNDVTFAATQFYNGSTTIEKNAVLRLGSGKKGGDGGLYTKGDLYKVVDNGSLVVRNVSTPVTLSKIGGSGSLTQSGTATTTLTGGGVTYTGRTTVTKGTLALRSGATLAHSRTIRLTTAGAKLDVGTAGLRVTKSLSGKGTVKGAVTNEGVIVAGLTVTGGYTQTERGELVLREQPLKVSGAVKLAGELDFAALAAVGGPGEKVTVIDHKGKGKNAGAFSGLREGAKAKLADTTYRISYKGGDGNDVVLTAVGASASPTAKAAAGSGSDHQVTRTQNTAASADSRLGWWPYALAAGLLGGLLVPVTRRRRGGRRRGGRHAAAG from the coding sequence GTGCGCAGCCATACCCACAAGACAGCAGCGGCCGCCGGAGCCCTGACGGCGGTCGCCGTCATGCTCGGCTCCCCCACAGCCCACGCCGCCGGAACCCGGGACGTGACCGCCGACGTACTGGCGGGCCGGAACGTCACGCTCGCCGGGGACACGGTGGTGACCGTGCCGTCCGGGACGACCACGTACGACGGCGTGTTGAGCGGCACCGGCACGCTCACCGTGCGCGGCACCGGCACGCTGGTCCTCACCAGGAACAGCGACTTCACCCTGCCGAAGTCCCGGCAGCGGCAGAGCGTGAAGACCCTGGGCGGCAACCACCCGTACGTCACCGTGACCAACCCGGACCCGCCGGCCGTGACCGTGGCGAAGGGCGCGACCCTTCAGTACGGCGACAGCGGTTCGACCGGAGTCATCGGCCACTACCCGTACAACACCCCGGCGTTCCGGCTCAACCAGAACAACATCCGGGTCGACGGCACCCTGCGGCTGTCCCTGAAGAACGTCGACTACAACCTGGGCACGATCAGCGGCTCCGGCCTGGTCACCCAGCCGAGGTTCCTCTGGGGCACCTGGGACCTGTCCGGCACCCATCCCTTCACCGGGGTCATCGACAACGGCACGCAGGTGAACGCCGGGCGGCCGGAGTTCGCGACCTCGCTGCCGCGCGTGCGCAAGGTCCTCAACCAGGGCACCTGGACCGTGGACACCCCGCTGGGCCAGACCGTCACCCAGGGCATGGACTTCTACCAGCGCGAGTACGGCAGCGACATCAACGTCCAGTCGCGGCCGGGCAGCAAGGTGATCCTCACCGGCCAGTACAGCTGGACGGACCGGGGCGGCGACAGCAACCCCTCGCTCAGCGACCCCGCCCTGAACTGGACGCCCGCACGGAAGAACGTCAACAAGCGCGGCACCAACATCAAGGGCGCCAACGTCCAGTGGGGCGACGGGACGACCAACAAGATCTTCATGCCGGGGACCGCCAAGACGGTCTACATCAACCTGCTCGCGGCCCGGTCCCGCTCCCTGTTGACCTTCGACTACAACGGGCCGGTGACCCTGGGCGCCCCCATCGGCGGCGGCCGGTTCCACGACACGTTGTCCGCGCCCGGCGCCGGGGACATCGTCGTCAAGGGGACGAAGGGCAACGACGTCACCTTCGCCGCCACGCAGTTCTACAACGGCTCGACGACGATCGAGAAGAACGCCGTGCTGCGGCTGGGCAGCGGGAAGAAGGGCGGCGACGGCGGGCTGTACACCAAGGGCGACCTGTACAAGGTGGTCGACAACGGCTCGCTGGTCGTGCGGAACGTCTCGACCCCCGTGACACTGTCGAAGATCGGCGGCAGCGGCTCGCTCACCCAGTCGGGCACCGCGACGACGACACTGACGGGCGGTGGGGTGACGTACACGGGCAGGACGACCGTCACCAAGGGCACGCTCGCGCTGCGCTCGGGGGCGACTCTGGCGCACAGCAGGACCATCCGGCTCACCACGGCCGGGGCGAAGCTCGATGTGGGCACGGCAGGGCTGCGGGTGACCAAGTCGCTGTCCGGCAAGGGCACGGTCAAGGGCGCGGTGACCAACGAGGGCGTGATCGTGGCCGGGCTCACGGTGACCGGCGGCTACACCCAGACCGAGCGGGGCGAACTCGTGCTGCGCGAGCAGCCGTTGAAGGTGAGCGGGGCGGTGAAGCTGGCCGGGGAGCTGGACTTCGCGGCCCTGGCCGCCGTCGGCGGGCCCGGCGAGAAGGTCACCGTGATCGACCACAAGGGCAAGGGCAAGAACGCCGGTGCGTTCAGCGGGCTGCGCGAGGGCGCGAAGGCGAAGCTGGCCGACACCACGTACCGGATCAGCTACAAGGGCGGCGACGGCAACGACGTCGTGCTGACGGCGGTGGGGGCGAGCGCGTCACCGACCGCGAAGGCCGCCGCGGGCTCCGGCTCCGACCACCAGGTCACCCGTACGCAGAACACCGCCGCCTCGGCCGACAGCCGGCTCGGCTGGTGGCCGTACGCGCTGGCGGCCGGGCTGCTCGGAGGACTGCTGGTGCCGGTGACCAGGCGGCGCCGGGGCGGCCGGCGGCGGGGCGGGCGGCACGCTGCCGCCGGGTGA
- a CDS encoding amino acid permease: MTATSTPEATEPEPTPAAESPGEGKDASPGRKFGLAAATALVMGNIIGGGIFTLPAAVAPYGTVSLLAFVILSVAAVLLALLFGRLAKRSPVTGGLYVYPRDAFGPFAGFLSAWSYWTMCWVSIAALAVGVVGYVDVLIPLGDSKAVLALVALAALWLPAAANFAGTRYVGAVQIVSTVLKFVPLLLVATIGLFFIDTDNYGAFNSSGESVPGAIAASAALLLYSFLGVESAAVSAGEVRDPERNVGRASVLGTLASAVVYILGTVAVFGLVPHKELVESGAPFADAVNSIAGGSWGGTVISLVAVASIVGCLNGWILLSAQMPYAAARDGLFPKRFAQVGKGGVPGFGVLATAVLGTVLIVVNYADNPDTAFRVLVLVTTFTGCVPYLLSAAAQLYWLARGTRERVRPAGLVRDLIVAALSFGFSFWLIAGAGYAAVYQGVLFLFAGIPVYVWLRGRQESSEETPAPAETAATV; encoded by the coding sequence ATGACCGCCACCAGCACCCCCGAGGCCACCGAGCCCGAGCCGACCCCGGCCGCCGAGTCCCCCGGCGAGGGCAAGGACGCCTCTCCCGGCCGCAAGTTCGGCCTCGCCGCCGCCACCGCCCTCGTCATGGGCAACATCATCGGCGGCGGCATCTTCACCCTCCCCGCAGCCGTCGCCCCGTACGGCACGGTGAGCCTGCTCGCCTTCGTCATCCTCTCCGTGGCCGCCGTGCTGCTGGCCCTGCTCTTCGGCAGGCTGGCGAAGCGCAGTCCCGTCACCGGCGGCCTGTACGTCTACCCGCGCGACGCCTTCGGGCCCTTCGCGGGCTTCCTGTCGGCCTGGTCGTACTGGACGATGTGCTGGGTCAGCATCGCCGCGCTCGCCGTCGGTGTCGTCGGCTACGTAGATGTGCTGATACCCCTGGGCGACAGCAAGGCGGTCCTGGCGCTCGTGGCCCTGGCGGCCCTGTGGCTGCCGGCCGCCGCGAACTTCGCGGGCACCCGCTATGTCGGGGCCGTGCAGATCGTCTCCACGGTCCTGAAGTTCGTACCGCTGCTGCTGGTCGCCACCATCGGTCTCTTCTTCATCGACACCGACAACTACGGCGCCTTCAACTCCTCCGGCGAGAGCGTCCCCGGCGCGATCGCCGCCTCCGCCGCGCTCCTCCTCTACAGCTTCCTCGGTGTCGAGTCGGCCGCCGTCAGCGCGGGCGAGGTCCGCGACCCCGAGCGCAATGTGGGCCGCGCCAGCGTCCTCGGCACGCTCGCCTCCGCCGTCGTCTACATCCTCGGCACGGTCGCCGTCTTCGGTCTGGTCCCGCACAAGGAGCTCGTCGAGTCGGGGGCGCCCTTCGCCGACGCCGTGAACTCGATCGCCGGCGGCAGCTGGGGCGGCACGGTGATCTCGCTGGTCGCCGTCGCCTCGATCGTCGGCTGCCTCAACGGCTGGATCCTGCTGAGCGCCCAGATGCCGTACGCCGCCGCCCGCGACGGCCTCTTCCCGAAGCGGTTCGCCCAGGTGGGCAAGGGCGGGGTCCCCGGCTTCGGTGTCCTCGCCACCGCGGTCCTCGGCACGGTCCTCATCGTCGTGAACTACGCCGACAACCCGGACACCGCCTTCCGCGTCCTGGTCCTCGTCACCACGTTCACCGGCTGCGTCCCGTACCTGCTGTCGGCCGCCGCCCAGCTGTACTGGCTGGCTCGCGGCACCCGCGAGCGTGTCCGCCCCGCCGGGCTGGTCCGTGACCTGATCGTCGCCGCCCTCTCCTTCGGCTTCTCCTTCTGGCTGATCGCCGGCGCGGGCTACGCGGCCGTCTACCAGGGCGTGCTGTTCCTCTTCGCCGGCATCCCGGTGTACGTGTGGCTGCGCGGACGGCAGGAGAGCTCCGAGGAGACCCCCGCCCCTGCGGAGACCGCCGCCACCGTCTAG
- the mmuM gene encoding homocysteine S-methyltransferase has translation MTSDTTLISLADALAAGALVLDGGMSNQLESAGHDLSDELWSARLLAERPEAITEAHLAYFEAGANVAITSSYQATFEGFAKRGIDSARAAELLGMSVELARDAAARARAKGVARPMWVAASVGPYGAMLADGSEYRGRYGLSVEELEQFHRPRLEVLAAAGPDVLALETIPDTDEAEALLRAVRGLGVPVWLSYTVAGGRTRAGQSLEEAFGLVTGVDEVVAVGVNCCAPEDVDGAVEVAARVTGKPVVVYPNSGEVWDAEARVWAGRSTFAAEQVEGWRAGGARLIGGCCRVGPEGISGIAETLG, from the coding sequence ATGACCAGCGACACCACCCTCATCTCCCTCGCCGATGCCCTCGCCGCCGGTGCGCTCGTCCTCGACGGCGGGATGTCCAACCAGCTGGAGTCCGCCGGGCACGACCTGAGCGACGAACTGTGGTCCGCGCGGCTGCTCGCGGAACGGCCCGAGGCGATCACCGAGGCCCATCTCGCCTACTTCGAGGCGGGCGCGAACGTGGCGATCACCTCCAGCTACCAGGCCACGTTCGAAGGCTTCGCCAAGCGCGGGATCGACTCCGCCCGGGCTGCCGAACTCCTCGGCATGAGCGTTGAGCTGGCACGGGACGCGGCGGCTCGGGCGCGGGCGAAGGGGGTCGCGCGTCCGATGTGGGTGGCCGCTTCGGTGGGGCCGTACGGGGCGATGCTCGCGGACGGTTCCGAGTACCGGGGGCGGTACGGGTTGAGCGTCGAGGAACTGGAGCAGTTCCACCGGCCGCGGCTGGAGGTGCTGGCCGCCGCCGGGCCCGATGTCCTGGCCCTGGAGACGATTCCGGACACCGACGAGGCTGAGGCGTTGCTGCGGGCGGTTCGGGGGCTCGGGGTGCCGGTGTGGCTGTCGTACACGGTGGCCGGGGGGCGGACGCGGGCCGGGCAGTCACTGGAGGAGGCGTTCGGGCTGGTGACCGGGGTGGACGAGGTCGTCGCGGTCGGGGTGAACTGCTGCGCGCCGGAGGATGTGGACGGGGCGGTCGAGGTCGCGGCGCGAGTGACGGGCAAGCCGGTCGTGGTCTACCCGAACAGCGGGGAGGTCTGGGATGCGGAGGCTCGGGTCTGGGCCGGGCGGTCGACGTTCGCCGCTGAGCAGGTGGAGGGGTGGCGGGCGGGCGGGGCTCGGTTGATCGGGGGGTGCTGCCGGGTGGGGCCGGAGGGGATCTCGGGGATCGCGGAGACGCTGGGCTGA
- a CDS encoding NAD(+) synthase, whose amino-acid sequence MNFSSIYQHGFARVAACTGHAAIAEPQANAEAVLSQGRRCAEEGVAVAVFPELCLSGYSIEDLLLQDALLDEVETALQAVVAGSADLLTVLVVGAPLRHRHRIYNCAVVVHRGRILGVTPKSYPPNYREFYERRQIASGDDERGGTIRVGGESVPFGTDLLFAAEDVPGLVLHAEICEDMWVPVPPSAEAALAGATVLANLSGSPITVGRAEDRKLLCRSSSARCLAAYVYAAAGLGESTTDLSWDGQTMIYEDGVLLAETDRFPQGEQYAVADIDLDLLRQARHRMGTFDDNRRTHAGRTGDFREIPFRLDPPTAVDLGLRRRVERFPFVPADPERLAQDCYEAYNIQVAGLQQRLASIGGPKIVIGVSGGLDSTHALIVAARAMDRAGRPRSDILAFTLPGFATGEHTKGNAHALMRSLGVTAAELDISPTARLMLQEIGHPFSSGEPLYDVTFENVQAGLRTDYLFRLANQRGGIVLGTGDLSELALGWCTYGVGDQMSHYNVNSGVPKTLIQHLIRWVISSGQFGDETNETLAAILDTEISPELVPGEELQSTESKIGPYALHDFTLFHILRHGFRPSKIAFLAWHAWREQDAGAWPPGFPEAERTAYDLPEIWHWLEYFCRRFFGFSQFKRSAMPNGPKVLAGGSLSPRGDWRAPSDTTAATWLRELARWDVPRRGQGA is encoded by the coding sequence GTGAACTTCTCGTCGATCTATCAGCACGGCTTCGCACGGGTCGCCGCGTGTACCGGCCACGCGGCCATCGCCGAGCCGCAGGCCAACGCCGAGGCGGTTCTGAGCCAGGGGCGCCGCTGCGCGGAGGAGGGGGTCGCCGTCGCCGTGTTCCCCGAGCTCTGCCTCTCCGGGTACTCGATCGAGGACCTGCTGCTGCAGGACGCGCTGCTCGACGAGGTCGAGACGGCGCTCCAGGCCGTGGTGGCGGGGTCCGCCGATCTGCTGACGGTGCTCGTCGTGGGCGCCCCGCTGCGCCACCGCCACCGGATCTACAACTGCGCGGTGGTCGTGCACCGCGGCCGGATCCTCGGCGTCACGCCCAAGTCGTATCCGCCGAACTACCGCGAGTTCTACGAGCGTCGGCAGATCGCCTCGGGCGACGACGAGCGCGGCGGCACGATCCGCGTCGGCGGCGAGAGCGTCCCGTTCGGCACGGATCTGCTGTTCGCCGCCGAGGACGTGCCCGGTCTGGTGCTGCACGCCGAGATCTGCGAGGACATGTGGGTGCCGGTGCCCCCGAGCGCGGAGGCCGCGCTGGCCGGGGCGACCGTCCTCGCCAACCTCTCGGGCAGCCCGATCACGGTCGGCCGGGCCGAGGACCGCAAGCTGCTGTGCCGCTCGTCGTCCGCCCGCTGCCTCGCCGCGTACGTCTACGCGGCGGCCGGTCTGGGCGAGTCGACCACCGACCTGTCCTGGGACGGCCAGACCATGATCTACGAGGACGGTGTGCTGCTGGCCGAGACCGACCGGTTCCCGCAGGGCGAGCAGTACGCGGTGGCCGACATCGACCTCGATCTGCTGCGGCAGGCCCGCCACCGGATGGGCACCTTCGACGACAACCGCCGCACCCACGCGGGGCGTACCGGTGACTTCCGGGAAATCCCGTTCCGGCTGGACCCGCCGACGGCCGTGGATCTCGGGCTGCGCCGCCGGGTCGAGCGGTTCCCGTTCGTGCCGGCCGACCCCGAGCGCCTCGCCCAGGACTGCTACGAGGCCTACAACATCCAGGTCGCGGGGCTCCAGCAGCGGCTGGCGTCGATCGGCGGCCCGAAGATCGTCATCGGTGTCTCCGGCGGCCTCGACTCCACGCACGCGCTGATCGTCGCCGCCCGGGCCATGGACCGCGCGGGCCGCCCCCGCAGCGACATCCTCGCCTTCACCCTGCCGGGTTTCGCGACCGGCGAGCACACCAAGGGCAACGCCCACGCGCTGATGCGCTCGCTCGGCGTGACCGCGGCCGAGCTGGACATCTCGCCGACGGCACGGCTCATGCTCCAGGAGATCGGCCACCCGTTCTCGTCCGGCGAGCCGCTGTACGACGTGACGTTCGAGAACGTACAGGCCGGGCTGCGCACGGACTACCTGTTCCGGCTGGCCAACCAGCGCGGCGGCATCGTGCTCGGCACCGGCGACCTGTCCGAGCTGGCCCTCGGCTGGTGCACCTACGGCGTCGGCGACCAGATGAGCCACTACAACGTGAACTCCGGCGTGCCGAAGACCCTCATCCAGCATCTGATCCGCTGGGTCATCAGCAGTGGCCAGTTCGGTGACGAGACCAACGAGACACTGGCCGCGATCCTCGACACGGAGATCAGCCCGGAGCTGGTGCCGGGCGAGGAGCTGCAGTCCACGGAGTCCAAGATCGGCCCGTACGCGCTGCACGACTTCACGCTCTTCCACATCCTGCGCCACGGCTTCCGGCCGTCGAAGATCGCCTTCCTGGCCTGGCACGCCTGGCGCGAGCAGGACGCGGGCGCCTGGCCGCCGGGGTTCCCGGAGGCCGAGCGGACGGCGTACGACCTGCCGGAGATCTGGCACTGGCTGGAGTACTTCTGCCGCCGCTTCTTCGGGTTCTCGCAGTTCAAGCGCTCGGCCATGCCCAACGGGCCGAAGGTCCTGGCCGGTGGTTCCCTCTCGCCGCGCGGCGACTGGCGGGCACCGTCCGACACCACGGCGGCGACCTGGCTGCGGGAACTGGCCCGCTGGGATGTGCCGCGCCGAGGTCAGGGGGCCTAA